The proteins below come from a single Syntrophorhabdus sp. genomic window:
- a CDS encoding helix-turn-helix transcriptional regulator: MTQPGDSHGQDVARPGALEYVRRHDPDGAEKLERLLKRKDVLMAGNSYGERMTERQFSLVFEPLLARAVERSRILENLGTETASVPELARRLGIAPGAVFDHLKELSRRDVVEISGYEDRDALYRRKCQ; encoded by the coding sequence ATGACCCAACCCGGAGACAGCCACGGTCAGGATGTGGCGCGCCCCGGGGCGCTTGAATACGTGAGGCGTCACGACCCCGACGGGGCGGAGAAACTCGAGAGGCTCCTGAAAAGAAAGGACGTTCTCATGGCGGGAAACTCCTATGGTGAACGCATGACGGAACGGCAATTCTCCCTCGTCTTCGAGCCCCTGCTCGCCCGGGCCGTCGAGCGTTCCCGGATACTGGAAAACCTCGGCACAGAAACGGCATCCGTGCCGGAGCTGGCGCGAAGGCTGGGGATAGCGCCGGGCGCGGTCTTCGATCACCTCAAGGAGCTGTCCCGCAGGGACGTCGTAGAGATCTCAGGATACGAGGACCGGGACGCCTTGTACAGGAGAAAATGCCAGTGA
- a CDS encoding heterodisulfide reductase subunit B, with product MITLSYFPGCSLTSSSSFYDRSLRKVLSFYGVELRELEDWSCCGAAAAPAMNHELTDVLNARNIAIAERSGLHLLAPCSACYARTRASALRIAGDRPTRERVNEALAPMSAKGSVEVRNIIEALLQYVGVERVAASVAYGIGSVRAVPYYGCLLTRIMDVPSSDDIEDPSGMDVLLDALGTSVLPWQFKTECCGAGSTATASDRTAQLSGRIMAMAVKAGANAVVTTCPLCQLNLDLTAHLRGDLTGIPVLFLTEVFELALFGRAEGSRNHLISMAGIEGSVEILGGISA from the coding sequence ATGATCACCCTCTCCTACTTTCCGGGTTGTTCCCTCACATCATCCAGCTCTTTCTACGACCGTTCCCTCAGAAAGGTCCTCTCCTTTTACGGTGTGGAGCTCAGGGAACTTGAAGACTGGTCGTGCTGCGGGGCCGCCGCCGCGCCCGCCATGAACCACGAACTGACCGATGTGTTGAATGCCCGCAACATTGCCATCGCCGAGAGATCGGGTCTTCACCTCCTTGCCCCCTGCTCCGCCTGCTATGCCCGCACACGGGCGAGCGCCCTCAGGATAGCCGGCGACAGGCCGACGCGGGAGAGGGTCAACGAGGCCCTCGCCCCGATGTCCGCGAAGGGTTCCGTGGAGGTGAGGAACATCATCGAGGCGCTCCTCCAGTACGTCGGGGTCGAAAGGGTCGCCGCTTCCGTGGCGTACGGCATCGGCTCGGTCCGCGCGGTTCCCTATTACGGCTGCCTCCTCACCCGTATCATGGACGTCCCTTCCTCCGACGATATCGAAGACCCCTCAGGCATGGATGTCCTTCTCGACGCCCTCGGGACCTCCGTCCTTCCCTGGCAGTTCAAGACGGAGTGCTGCGGCGCGGGGTCGACCGCGACGGCGAGCGACAGGACAGCGCAGCTTTCCGGGCGCATAATGGCGATGGCCGTCAAGGCCGGGGCGAATGCCGTCGTCACCACCTGCCCGCTGTGCCAGCTCAATCTTGACCTCACCGCGCATTTAAGGGGCGACCTTACCGGCATCCCCGTCCTCTTTCTGACGGAGGTCTTTGAACTCGCCCTTTTCGGCAGGGCGGAGGGCAGCAGGAACCACCTCATATCCATGGCCGGCATAGAAGGGTCCGTGGAGATACTCGGAGGGATAAGCGCATGA